In one window of Opitutus sp. GAS368 DNA:
- a CDS encoding DUF1223 domain-containing protein, translated as MRLLLLPVLLAAPLAAAPLHFTSGEGRTHLLELYTSEGCSSCPPAEEWLGSLRDAPGLWRDFVPVAFHVVYWDHLGWRDRFASKEFTARQYAYSAAWGSDTVYTPGFVLDGAEWRRSTPPSASAGKTGLLAVEYADDGACRVTFAAAGDYEVHVALLGGGIVSGVKAGENEGRTLHHEFVALALTVAPLRDGAAELKLPRKAEPGVTRQALAVWITRRGDPTSLQATGGWVD; from the coding sequence ATGCGTTTGCTGCTCCTGCCCGTCCTGCTGGCCGCCCCGCTCGCGGCGGCCCCGCTCCATTTCACCAGCGGCGAGGGCCGCACGCACCTGCTCGAGCTCTACACCTCGGAAGGCTGCAGCAGCTGCCCGCCGGCCGAGGAGTGGCTCGGCAGCCTGCGCGATGCGCCCGGCTTGTGGCGCGATTTCGTGCCGGTGGCCTTTCACGTCGTCTACTGGGATCACCTCGGCTGGCGCGACCGTTTCGCCAGCAAGGAATTCACCGCGCGCCAATACGCCTACTCCGCCGCGTGGGGCAGCGACACGGTCTACACGCCCGGCTTCGTGCTCGATGGTGCGGAGTGGCGGCGGAGCACGCCGCCATCCGCGTCCGCGGGGAAGACCGGCCTCCTGGCGGTGGAATATGCGGACGACGGCGCGTGCCGGGTGACGTTCGCCGCGGCCGGCGATTATGAGGTCCATGTGGCCTTGCTCGGCGGCGGGATCGTGTCCGGCGTCAAGGCCGGGGAAAACGAAGGGCGCACGTTGCACCACGAGTTTGTCGCGCTGGCACTGACCGTGGCGCCACTCCGCGACGGCGCGGCGGAACTGAAGCTGCCGCGAAAGGCCGAGCCAGGCGTCACCCGCCAGGCGCTGGCGGTGTGGATCACGCGGCGCGGCGATCCCACATCGCTGCAGGCGACCGGCGGCTGGGTGGACTAG
- a CDS encoding sugar isomerase domain-containing protein, with amino-acid sequence MSLPAHYLATATALLEKACAQNAPVLKQLGPVIGESLAKGGMLHLFGSGHSEIISREIIGRAGGLMCITGISDPTGGFIENLAGYGTKLAERYDRQYGLLPGETIIVISNSGKNSSPIEVALYAKARGLHVVGLTCVEMSRTAATVHPGGKNLHAIADYVLDNCGVPGDAITPVADDVMAGPTSTLIGATLLNLLSLELIAWLKAGGHPLPILRSQNLPGAIEYNRELAKKYRGRLSRQVA; translated from the coding sequence ATGTCCCTCCCCGCCCACTACCTCGCCACGGCGACCGCGTTGCTCGAAAAGGCCTGCGCGCAGAACGCGCCGGTTCTGAAACAGCTCGGCCCGGTCATCGGCGAGTCGCTCGCCAAGGGCGGCATGCTCCACCTCTTCGGCAGCGGCCACAGCGAAATCATCTCCCGCGAAATCATCGGCCGCGCCGGCGGACTCATGTGCATCACCGGGATCTCTGACCCGACCGGCGGCTTCATCGAGAACCTGGCCGGCTACGGCACCAAGCTCGCCGAGCGTTACGACCGCCAATACGGCCTCTTGCCGGGCGAGACCATCATCGTCATCTCCAACTCCGGCAAAAACTCCTCGCCGATCGAGGTCGCCCTCTACGCCAAGGCCCGGGGCCTGCACGTCGTCGGCCTGACCTGCGTCGAGATGTCCAGGACCGCCGCGACTGTCCACCCGGGCGGGAAAAATCTCCACGCGATCGCCGACTACGTTCTCGATAACTGCGGCGTGCCGGGTGATGCGATCACGCCGGTGGCCGATGACGTCATGGCCGGCCCGACCTCGACGCTCATCGGCGCCACGTTGCTCAACCTGCTTTCGCTCGAGCTGATCGCCTGGCTCAAGGCCGGCGGCCATCCGCTGCCCATCCTGCGCAGCCAGAACCTGCCGGGCGCCATCGAATACAACCGCGAGCTGGCCAAGAAATACCGCGGCCGCCTCAGCCGCCAAGTGGCGTGA
- a CDS encoding class I SAM-dependent methyltransferase, protein MTIDRPGLIVADGWKDYQLLDCGLGMKHEQWGPYTLVRPDPQIIWPRTGGNGRWENWDGFYHRSETGGGKWEYRKPLPDHWSIRYGNLTFKIHPTSFKHTGLFPEQAVNWDWFTARIKAAKAAGREVSVLNLFGYTGAASVAAAAAGASVCHVDAAEGMVKWCKENAALSGLAEAPVRYITDDCLKFVRREIKRGRKYDAIIMDPPTYGRGSTGEMWKLEDHLWELLKECQEVLSDRPVFVLINAYTARLSPTVVVNLLAGLLSGAGGRISGGEVGLPIRRDGKVLPCGIFGRWEAT, encoded by the coding sequence ATGACCATCGATCGCCCGGGCCTCATCGTCGCCGACGGCTGGAAGGACTACCAGCTGCTCGACTGCGGCCTGGGCATGAAGCACGAGCAGTGGGGTCCCTACACCCTCGTGCGCCCCGACCCGCAGATCATCTGGCCACGCACCGGCGGCAACGGCCGCTGGGAAAACTGGGACGGCTTCTACCACCGTAGCGAGACCGGCGGCGGCAAATGGGAATACCGCAAGCCCCTGCCCGACCACTGGTCCATCCGCTACGGCAACCTGACGTTCAAGATCCACCCGACCAGCTTCAAGCACACCGGGCTCTTCCCCGAGCAGGCCGTCAACTGGGACTGGTTCACCGCGCGCATCAAGGCCGCGAAGGCCGCCGGCCGCGAGGTGAGCGTGCTCAACCTCTTCGGCTACACCGGCGCCGCCTCCGTCGCCGCGGCCGCCGCCGGCGCGAGTGTCTGCCACGTCGACGCCGCCGAGGGCATGGTCAAGTGGTGCAAGGAAAACGCCGCGCTCTCCGGCCTGGCCGAGGCGCCCGTCCGCTACATCACCGACGACTGCCTCAAGTTCGTCCGCCGCGAGATCAAGCGCGGCCGCAAATACGACGCCATCATCATGGACCCGCCGACCTACGGCCGCGGCAGCACCGGTGAGATGTGGAAACTCGAGGACCACCTCTGGGAGCTGCTGAAGGAGTGCCAGGAGGTGCTGAGCGACCGCCCCGTCTTCGTCCTCATCAACGCCTACACCGCGCGCCTCTCGCCGACCGTCGTCGTCAACCTGCTCGCCGGCCTCCTGTCCGGCGCCGGCGGCCGCATTTCCGGCGGCGAGGTCGGCCTGCCCATCCGCCGCGACGGCAAGGTTCTCCCCTGCGGCATCTTCGGCCGCTGGGAAGCCACCTAA